Proteins co-encoded in one Epinephelus moara isolate mb chromosome 13, YSFRI_EMoa_1.0, whole genome shotgun sequence genomic window:
- the trim8b gene encoding E3 ubiquitin-protein ligase TRIM8b — protein sequence MPARTMMASDMAETWRNCFEEELICPICLHVFSDPIQLPCKHNFCRGCISEAWAKDSSLARCPECNHAYTQKPSLEKNHKLSNIVEKYNALSVEKATTPALQCILCRRGPPLPAVKVCLRCNAPCCQSHVQTHLQQPCSALGHLLVEAEAVKAWTCLQHDEYRLYHCEAEQTAVCQYCCFARCHPSHGHAVTDVELRRNDIRQSLLRQQERVEERVQEIEEQLCKLDSDKCVVEDRVCELKEEVRLQYQRMHQLLEEDLGRTLEALDRAQARFCQENAAQVLALGEQRHEAQKLLSSIHTAFSKAEELSFMKNTKPVKILTDRSQACVGSSLPPYKVGNLNSKLFLSEISKREKSLKRTLEAPLTPPSTFLQSVPAYPSGQSSGSGAEKRKHSTAFPEGNGNVGKNAAPGFKDSSSSSSSSSSSSLAKQPYLGSSSASGEGQSTNQQPLGPCGPPHISESGGTGSGSGSLTNHHSGSVFGSSHFPPGGSSSSHSSQQAVLPQYGGRKILVCTMDNCYCSGVPSVSGHRSHPPYPRSGSFPWVSAQDYPPPPGLASGGPSMQGLAVRDWIDASQTHRHADFYGLYGQPSTKHYVTS from the exons ATGCCTGCCCGCACCATGATGGCCTCTGACATGGCTGAGACGTGGAGGAACTGTTTTGAGGAGGAGCTCATCTGCCCCATCTGCCTGCACGTGTTCTCAGATCCCATCCAGCTGCCCTGCAAGCACAACTTCTGCCGGGGCTGCATCAGCGAGGCCTGGGCCAAAGACTCCTCACTGGCCCGCTGCCCTGAGTGCAATCATGCTTACACGCAGAAGCCCAGCCTGGAAAAGAACCACAAACTGTCCAACATAGTCGAGAAGTACAACGCCCTGAGCGTGGAGAAGGCCACCACGCCGGCGCTGCAGTGCATCCTGTGCCGCCGAGGCCCGCCACTCCCTGCAGTGAAGGTCTGCCTGCGCTGCAACGCCCCGTGCTGCCAGTCCCACGTCCAGACACACCTGCAGCAGCCCTGCTCAGCCCTCGGGCACCTGTTGGTGGAGGCGGAGGCGGTGAAGGCCTGGACCTGCCTGCAGCACGACGAGTACAGGCTGTACCACTGCGAGGCCGAGCAGACAGCGGTATGTCAGTACTGCTGCTTCGCCCGCTGCCACCCCAGCCACGGCCACGCCGTCACTGACGTGGAGCTGCGACGCAACGACATCAGA CAAAGCCTGTTACGACAGCAGGAGCGCGTGGAGGAGCGAGTGCAGGAGATCGAAGAACAGCTCTGCAAACTCGACTCTGACAAGTGTGTGGTGGAG GACAGGGTGTGTGAGCTGAAAGAGGAGGTGCGTCTGCAGTACCAGCGCATGCACCAGCTCCTGGAGGAGGATCTCGGTCGGACACTGGAGGCTCTGGACCGGGCTCAGGCTCGGTTCTGCCAGGAGAACGCTGCCCAGGTTCTAGCTCTGGGTGAGCAGCGCCACGAGGCCCAGAAGCTGCTGAGCTCCATCCACACGGCCTTCAGTAAGGCGGAGGAGCTGAGCTTCATGAAAAACACCAAGCCGGTTAAAATCCTCACAGACAG GTCTCAGGCATGCGTGGGCAGCAGTCTCCCTCCTTACAAAGTGGGGAATTTAAACTCTAAACTGTTCCTCTCAGAAATCTCAAAAAGAGAGAAGAGCTTGAAGAGAACGCTGGAAG CTCCCCTCACCCCTCCATCGACCTTCCTGCAGTCTGTCCCTGCGTATCCCAGCGGTCAGAGCTCCGGCTCTGGAGCAGAGAAACGGAAACATTCCACTGCCTTCCCAGAGGGAAACGGGAACGTCGGAAAAAACGCCGCTCCTGGTTTCAaggactcctcctcctcctcttcctcgtcttCTTCCTCATCGCTAGCCAAGCAGCCCTACCTGGGCTCCAGCTCTGCCTCCGGAGAAGGTCAGTCCACCAATCAGCAGCCTCTCGGCCCCTGCGGCCCGCCTCACATCAGCGAGAGCGGCGGGACGGGAAGCGGAAGCGGCTCTCTGACCAACCACCATTCAGGCTCCGTGTTCGGCTCCTCGCACTTTCCTCCTGGAGGCAGCAGCTCCTCGCACTCCTCCCAGCAGGCCGTGCTGCCTCAATACGGTGGCCGTAAGATCCTGGTGTGCACAATGGATAACTGCTACTGCTCCGGAGTGCCCTCGGTGTCGGGCCACCGCAGCCATCCCCCGTACCCACGCTCTGGCTCTTTCCCCTGGGTCAGCGCCCAAGACTACCCCCCTCCTCCCGGCCTGGCCTCTGGAGGTCCGTCCATGCAGGGCTTGGCAGTGAGGGACTGGATAGACGCCtcgcagacacacagacatgcagattTTTACGGGCTGTACGGGCAGCCTTCTACAAAGCACTACGTCACCAGTTAA